In Candida orthopsilosis Co 90-125, chromosome 4 draft sequence, the genomic stretch ataTACCTAGTCAGGACTATTATGAGCCCACATTAACTAATGACCAATGGAAGAGTATCGATAATGTTGGTCTTGTTTATCATTTCATTGGCGATGATGTGAATTTAAAACTACAAGATTATCAGTCTTTCATTGATAAGTTCccatcaaatacaaaacatCTAATTAGTCATAAATCGTTAACCAATAACATAATCATTAATGAGAAGTTTGCCATGGGCcacttgaaattgatgctGGTTATGCCTGATAATTTCCAATTAATGAACCTGGAACCATTCAAGCCATTGACTGAGAATAAAAAAGTAAATCGTTTACATGCGCTACAATGTATGggtattgatgattcgGGTGTTTACTGTGATAACAGCAACATTCTACGCAGTACAAACGAATCATTGTATAAAGAGGTGACTCAACTGGATGAATCAGTACCActatttgattcattaaaAACTAGATTCAACTTGTTAGAAAAAGGAGCCaacttgaaagatttgGTGCATATAAGTACTCCAGGTACTGGTTCTGCCCTACCTAGTATTTCACGAAATGTCCTTTCTAATCTCATACGAATTCCTTATCAACATGAAGATGGTACCATTACTTATCGATCAATCATAATGGATGCAGGTGAAAATACCATTGGGAGCATGTTGCGAAATTTCGGTCATGAAGATAAATTCGATTTGAGGCAAATTTTTAGCGAGTTGAGTTTGATTCATTTATCTCATTTACATGCTGATCATCATCTTGGtatgatttcaataatcaataaatggtttgaattgaatagcAACTGCGACAAGACATTGCATTTGGTCGTCCCTTGGCAGTTTATCACTTTTGTTCATGATTGGTACAATCTTGAAACTCAATATAACCATGCCGTCGATTTGTCTCGTTTAAAAATGTTTAGTTGTGAGGATTTTCTTAGGGAAGGGAGATTACCGGAATACCAGAAACtcacaattgatgaattcgAACAAGCTTATGATTGTGGCGATATTCATTGCAGTATCAATAAAGCACCACTACAACCAATCAACACTACTgtcattgaagaaatgtATGATGCCGTTGGTCTTgagtcaatttcaaccgTACGTGCATTACATTGTGCCTGGgcatattcatcaactttcaaattcaatctCAATGCTAATCACACACAGCATTtcacaatttcattttcgGGTGATACGAGACCAAATCCCAAATTTTGTTCCATTGGCAATAAGTCCGATCTATTAATCCATGAAGCATCATTAGATTCATTTTGGATCGATGAAGCAATTGCTAAAAAGCATACTGCCATGATTGAAGCTGTTGGTgtttgtcaattgatgcAGTGTCCAAAATTACTCTTAACTCATTTCAGTTCAAGATATGGCATGAGTAATAATTGTATACCGAAATTAGACTTGAGTAAAGAAGCAAAGGATTTGGAagaacaattgattgagaaACGAGTGTTTAATATCTTTCGAAATGTTGATGTGGATGAATTGGAG encodes the following:
- a CDS encoding Trz1 protein (S. cerevisiae homolog TRZ1 has processing endoribonuclease activity, has role in tRNA 3'-trailer cleavage, endonucleolytic and localizes to mitochondrion, nucleus), encoding MFKFTTIAHINNDTTRPLVALTTRQGNRYLFGKIPEGTQRVINSVGSEVRFPKLQSIFLTGAIFTWSDIGGLPGLFLTISDATKKGIKVVGDCNLLSYIVATWRQFVFRLGIDLEIDNVDQNPVVSNDEIVVRSLKIAPKSLITTKGPAVSTSEKVLTQIRKLASLMFPLNTSEVNSRNPESYKSDPSSKDIHTHVQLPPASKLITQQDSISYCIEFVPIPGKFDAKKAKDLGLKPGPVFKELVAGNSVVNDAGETILPSQVVGPDRIMPKVLIIDIPSQDYYEPTLTNDQWKSIDNVGLVYHFIGDDVNLKLQDYQSFIDKFPSNTKHLISHKSLTNNIIINEKFAMGHLKLMSVMPDNFQLMNSEPFKPLTENKKVNRLHALQCMGIDDSGVYCDNSNILRSTNESLYKEVTQSDESVPLFDSLKTRFNLLEKGANLKDLVHISTPGTGSALPSISRNVLSNLIRIPYQHEDGTITYRSIIMDAGENTIGSMLRNFGHEDKFDLRQIFSELSLIHLSHLHADHHLGMISIINKWFELNSNCDKTLHLVVPWQFITFVHDWYNLETQYNHAVDLSRLKMFSCEDFLREGRLPEYQKLTIDEFEQAYDCGDIHCSINKAPLQPINTTVIEEMYDAVGLESISTVRALHCAWAYSSTFKFNLNANHTQHFTISFSGDTRPNPKFCSIGNKSDLLIHEASLDSFWIDEAIAKKHTAMIEAVGVCQLMQCPKLLLTHFSSRYGMSNNCIPKLDLSKEAKDLEEQLIEKRVFNIFRNVDVDELERLQIVFAYDLMNVRYGDFDKQEEKWPILQNLFEVNSKKRKLATDEEEKGEKVEKITGI